A stretch of the Geovibrio thiophilus genome encodes the following:
- the secE gene encoding preprotein translocase subunit SecE: MGKLQTFINEVREELKKVIWPTKDATIGTTAVVIAICLICAIYLGVVDYGLSKLTQFIY, from the coding sequence ATGGGAAAGCTGCAAACTTTCATCAACGAAGTCAGAGAAGAACTTAAAAAAGTCATCTGGCCCACCAAAGACGCTACCATCGGCACCACCGCGGTAGTTATTGCAATCTGCCTTATCTGTGCAATTTATCTTGGTGTAGTAGATTACGGGCTTTCAAAGCTTACCCAATTCATTTACTAG
- the rplJ gene encoding 50S ribosomal protein L10 — MNRDEKKQYVAELTEQIKTSDALFLANYKGLTFPQLTAIRTAVKEKGSDFKVVKNTLVKIALHNNRIESLDETLKLCTACAIVNGDVAAVAKDMKKFAKDYDKFEIKGGYLDGKLLSGEDVNRLADLPSREVLLGRVLATMNAPASNFVSLLSNVPRSFLNVLNAIKEQKQG; from the coding sequence GTGAACAGAGATGAAAAAAAGCAGTATGTAGCAGAACTTACTGAACAGATCAAAACAAGTGATGCGCTGTTCTTGGCAAATTATAAAGGACTGACTTTCCCTCAGCTTACTGCTATCAGAACTGCGGTGAAAGAAAAAGGCAGCGATTTTAAAGTCGTCAAGAACACACTTGTAAAAATCGCTCTGCACAACAACAGGATTGAATCTCTTGACGAGACACTCAAACTCTGCACGGCATGCGCCATCGTAAACGGTGATGTTGCCGCTGTCGCCAAGGATATGAAAAAATTCGCCAAAGATTACGACAAGTTTGAAATCAAAGGCGGCTACCTTGACGGCAAACTTCTCTCCGGAGAAGATGTGAACAGACTTGCTGACCTTCCTTCCAGAGAAGTGCTTCTCGGAAGAGTGCTTGCGACTATGAACGCTCCCGCGTCCAACTTCGTATCACTGCTCAGCAATGTTCCGCGCAGTTTCCTGAATGTGCTTAACGCGATTAAAGAACAAAAACAAGGTTAA
- the rplA gene encoding 50S ribosomal protein L1: MAKGKQYQAASEKVDCEKLYDLEEAIALAKEVAFAKFDETIDIAVKLGVNPKHADQMVRGSVSLPNGTGKTVRVLAFAKGDKAKEAKDAGADVVGDEELVEKVQGGFMDFDKVVATPDMMALVGKLGRVLGPRGLMPNPKVGTVTPNIGNVVKELKAGMIEFRVDKNGIIHAIVGKKSFDSQKLFENIKALLETLVRLKPSTAKGQYVRGITVSTTMGPGVKVDHQKVINTL, translated from the coding sequence ATGGCAAAAGGGAAACAGTACCAGGCTGCTTCCGAGAAGGTAGACTGCGAAAAGCTCTACGACCTGGAAGAGGCAATTGCCCTCGCAAAAGAAGTCGCATTCGCGAAGTTCGATGAAACCATCGACATCGCAGTGAAGCTCGGAGTAAACCCCAAACACGCTGATCAGATGGTGAGGGGTTCAGTCAGTCTGCCTAACGGAACAGGTAAGACCGTGAGAGTGCTTGCATTCGCGAAAGGCGATAAAGCCAAAGAAGCGAAAGACGCAGGCGCGGATGTTGTCGGTGACGAGGAACTTGTTGAAAAAGTTCAGGGCGGCTTTATGGATTTCGATAAAGTTGTCGCAACACCCGACATGATGGCTCTCGTCGGTAAGCTCGGACGTGTACTCGGACCGAGAGGACTTATGCCTAACCCCAAAGTGGGTACGGTAACGCCTAACATAGGTAACGTGGTGAAAGAACTCAAGGCGGGTATGATTGAGTTCCGTGTTGATAAAAACGGTATCATCCACGCTATCGTAGGCAAAAAAAGCTTTGATTCTCAGAAACTTTTTGAGAACATCAAGGCGCTTCTGGAAACTCTTGTGCGTCTTAAGCCTTCAACAGCTAAAGGACAGTACGTAAGAGGGATCACAGTTTCTACCACAATGGGACCCGGCGTTAAGGTAGACCACCAGAAAGTGATTAACACACTTTAA
- a CDS encoding tetratricopeptide repeat protein, which produces MRLSAGMLCMLLPLHIWLSGMVITPKAVFDAKFERDIAASGRLLRFTSLEFKSLAADSRLLSAIFYVGKMLEDRAIIKGQDWDWFTATVNASAELDPYFYDTYYFSALTLAWSANRPEEAVKLLEKGVSYKPDSHRLLFNLGFIYYYFLKDNAKASEYIAMAAKIKGAPPFYANLAARLAYDSGRHETAAAFLLDMLTNTENERIRAMYEKRLIALKGAIELEKAAKEYEARYSDRPADIAELKTKGFIDSLPDDPYGGEYYINEEGRVYSSSGFIEKRQ; this is translated from the coding sequence GTGAGACTGTCCGCTGGCATGCTGTGTATGCTGCTGCCTCTGCATATATGGCTCAGCGGCATGGTGATTACCCCCAAAGCCGTGTTTGACGCGAAATTTGAGCGGGATATAGCCGCATCCGGCAGGCTGCTCCGTTTTACATCCCTTGAGTTTAAGAGCCTCGCCGCAGACAGCCGTCTGCTTTCCGCTATATTTTATGTGGGCAAAATGCTGGAGGATCGTGCGATAATCAAAGGGCAGGACTGGGACTGGTTCACAGCTACAGTGAATGCTTCCGCGGAACTCGATCCTTACTTTTATGACACATATTATTTTTCTGCGCTCACTCTGGCTTGGAGCGCAAACAGACCGGAAGAGGCTGTAAAGCTGCTTGAAAAAGGTGTTTCATACAAGCCCGACAGTCATAGACTGCTGTTTAATCTGGGATTTATTTATTACTATTTTCTGAAAGACAATGCGAAAGCATCGGAGTATATCGCCATGGCAGCTAAAATTAAAGGCGCTCCGCCGTTTTATGCCAATCTCGCCGCCAGACTCGCTTACGATTCCGGCAGGCACGAGACAGCAGCGGCATTTCTTCTGGATATGCTGACCAACACAGAGAATGAAAGGATCCGTGCCATGTACGAAAAGCGGCTGATCGCTCTCAAGGGAGCCATAGAGCTTGAAAAGGCAGCGAAGGAGTACGAAGCACGCTATTCAGACAGACCTGCGGATATAGCGGAGCTTAAGACAAAGGGATTTATTGATTCTTTACCCGATGACCCCTACGGCGGCGAATACTATATTAATGAAGAGGGGAGGGTGTATTCCTCCAGCGGGTTTATTGAGAAAAGGCAGTGA
- a CDS encoding type IV pilin protein yields the protein MMRIEKTKKGFTLIELLVVVAIIGILAAIAIPQFAKYRSRAYNSAAQSDLRNVQSSLEGWFADYQEYPQVAQNGAPAATSGVLDLTASTADNGEPETVTLSAWVGIVSTGADDGTDYNVVTKHTNGGTICYGATNTAPTIQTGETGLEGTDGVDACNPAEEEEEEP from the coding sequence ATGATGAGGATCGAAAAAACTAAAAAAGGCTTTACTCTTATCGAGCTTCTGGTGGTTGTTGCAATCATCGGTATCCTTGCCGCTATCGCAATCCCCCAGTTTGCCAAATATCGTTCCAGAGCTTATAACTCAGCTGCTCAGTCAGACCTGAGAAACGTTCAGTCTTCACTTGAGGGCTGGTTTGCCGACTATCAGGAATATCCTCAGGTTGCCCAGAACGGTGCTCCTGCTGCAACAAGCGGCGTATTGGATTTAACAGCTTCTACTGCTGATAACGGCGAACCTGAAACTGTTACTCTCAGCGCATGGGTTGGAATCGTAAGTACAGGTGCTGATGATGGAACAGATTACAATGTTGTAACAAAGCACACAAACGGTGGTACTATTTGCTACGGTGCAACTAACACTGCTCCTACAATTCAGACAGGTGAAACAGGTCTTGAAGGAACTGACGGTGTTGACGCGTGCAACCCCGCTGAAGAAGAGGAAGAAGAGCCCTAA
- the rpmG gene encoding 50S ribosomal protein L33 has product MREKIILACTECKRRNYSTTKNKKTMTGKLELSKYCKWDRKHTVHKETK; this is encoded by the coding sequence ATGAGAGAAAAAATAATCCTTGCATGCACAGAGTGCAAACGCAGAAACTACAGCACTACTAAGAACAAAAAGACCATGACAGGTAAACTTGAGCTTAGCAAGTACTGCAAGTGGGACAGAAAACACACTGTTCACAAGGAAACAAAATAA
- the nusG gene encoding transcription termination/antitermination protein NusG: MAKKWYVVHTYSGFEKRVKTLLEEKVRNSNLEDQIEDVLIPTEDVVELKKGKKKISKKKTFPGYILVHMEMSTENWHVVKNIPKVTGFVGGINPVPIPEEDVKAMIDLAKSQAPRMTAKYVKDDKVEVVDGPFNGFIGTVDEVNPDKEKVRVIVSIFGRQTPVELDYLQVKRVG; the protein is encoded by the coding sequence ATGGCGAAAAAATGGTATGTAGTCCATACCTATTCGGGTTTTGAGAAACGTGTGAAGACTCTTCTTGAAGAGAAGGTCAGAAACTCAAATCTCGAAGACCAGATAGAAGACGTGCTTATCCCCACGGAAGACGTAGTTGAGCTGAAAAAAGGGAAAAAGAAAATCAGCAAAAAGAAGACCTTCCCCGGCTATATCCTCGTTCACATGGAAATGAGCACGGAAAACTGGCATGTTGTCAAAAACATACCTAAAGTTACCGGCTTTGTGGGAGGGATAAATCCTGTTCCCATCCCAGAAGAAGACGTAAAAGCAATGATTGACCTCGCTAAATCGCAAGCCCCCAGAATGACCGCAAAATATGTCAAAGACGACAAAGTTGAGGTTGTTGACGGACCGTTCAACGGTTTTATAGGAACTGTTGACGAGGTTAACCCAGACAAGGAAAAGGTTCGCGTTATCGTGAGCATTTTCGGAAGACAAACGCCCGTAGAACTGGATTATCTGCAAGTAAAAAGAGTCGGATAG
- a CDS encoding ATP-binding protein — protein sequence MSENQNIEYKESWNDDHLKQLCSFANAQGGVLYVGINDKGEIVGIDNYKKLTDDLPNKIQSKLGIFPEINLNEQDGMHFLEIHIRPSSMAISLSGRYYQRTGSTTKELVGNALTEFLLRKSGMSWGDVIEEDAMFDDIDNDSIAVYLNDAERSGRIPDAKNLSVLELLDKLNLTKNGRLKRAAIILFGKNPEKFYRHTYVKVGRFVGGEISPKFHEIIEGNIISLQKRVFEIIETKFIIKNISFEGVNRIETPEYPFPALREAILNALIHRDYMGNMTQIKIYDDRLQIWNDGSLVEGLTVEMLKQNHPSRPRNRLIADACLKGGYIEAWGTGIPKIIDTCKSASLPEPEICEAFGGFQITIFKDRYNEASLKKIGLNERQIKAVLYVKENGSITNSEYQKLNDVGKTTATEELGNLSDKDLLFHSGTGRGSNYTLK from the coding sequence ATGTCTGAAAATCAGAATATCGAATATAAAGAAAGCTGGAATGACGACCACCTGAAACAGCTTTGCAGTTTTGCCAATGCTCAGGGCGGTGTTCTTTATGTCGGTATTAATGATAAGGGAGAGATTGTAGGCATTGACAACTATAAGAAGCTCACTGATGATCTGCCGAATAAGATTCAAAGCAAGCTTGGCATATTTCCTGAAATCAATCTGAATGAACAGGACGGTATGCATTTTCTTGAAATACATATCAGACCTTCATCAATGGCAATCTCTTTAAGCGGCAGATATTACCAGCGCACCGGAAGTACCACAAAGGAGCTTGTGGGCAACGCCCTGACTGAATTTCTGCTCCGCAAATCCGGCATGTCTTGGGGTGATGTCATAGAAGAAGATGCCATGTTTGATGACATAGACAATGACAGCATTGCAGTATATCTCAATGACGCTGAACGCTCAGGACGCATCCCTGACGCAAAGAATCTGTCTGTCCTCGAACTGCTTGATAAGCTGAACCTTACCAAAAACGGCAGGCTGAAAAGAGCCGCCATAATCCTTTTCGGCAAGAATCCCGAAAAGTTCTACCGCCATACATATGTAAAAGTAGGGCGGTTTGTCGGCGGAGAAATTTCCCCTAAGTTCCATGAAATAATCGAAGGCAACATAATCAGCTTACAGAAAAGAGTTTTTGAGATAATTGAAACCAAATTCATAATAAAGAACATATCCTTTGAGGGTGTAAACCGTATCGAAACACCTGAATACCCCTTCCCTGCCCTTCGGGAAGCGATCTTGAACGCCTTAATCCATCGTGATTACATGGGCAACATGACGCAGATTAAAATATATGACGACCGCCTGCAAATATGGAATGACGGCTCGCTTGTCGAGGGCTTGACCGTTGAAATGCTTAAACAGAACCACCCTTCAAGACCAAGAAACAGGCTCATTGCCGATGCCTGCCTGAAGGGAGGCTACATTGAAGCATGGGGAACAGGAATACCAAAAATCATTGATACCTGCAAATCCGCAAGTCTGCCTGAACCTGAAATCTGCGAAGCCTTCGGCGGCTTTCAGATAACTATATTCAAAGACAGATACAACGAAGCCTCACTGAAAAAAATAGGTTTAAACGAGCGGCAGATCAAAGCCGTCCTCTATGTAAAGGAAAACGGCTCAATCACAAATTCGGAGTATCAGAAGCTGAATGACGTGGGCAAGACAACAGCCACAGAAGAACTTGGCAATCTATCAGACAAAGATTTACTGTTCCATTCAGGAACTGGGCGAGGCAGCAATTATACTTTAAAATAA
- the rplK gene encoding 50S ribosomal protein L11, which translates to MAKKVLGQLKLQVPAGKANPSPPIGPALGQRGVNIMEFCKSFNAATQNMGDYIIPVQLTIFEDRSFTFVLKTPPVTQLIKKELKINSGSSNPKKDKVGKLTREQLVRIAEHKLPDFNTKNIDEAVKIVAGSARSMGVEVEL; encoded by the coding sequence ATGGCCAAAAAAGTACTTGGACAGCTTAAACTTCAGGTTCCGGCCGGCAAGGCTAACCCTTCACCCCCAATCGGACCCGCACTGGGTCAGAGAGGGGTGAATATTATGGAATTCTGCAAGTCGTTTAACGCTGCAACCCAGAACATGGGAGATTACATCATCCCTGTTCAGCTCACAATCTTTGAAGACAGAAGCTTCACTTTTGTTCTCAAAACCCCTCCTGTTACTCAGCTTATCAAGAAAGAGCTGAAGATTAACAGCGGCAGCAGCAATCCCAAAAAGGATAAGGTCGGCAAACTCACAAGAGAACAGCTTGTAAGAATCGCCGAGCACAAACTTCCTGACTTCAACACCAAAAACATCGATGAAGCAGTTAAGATTGTTGCAGGTTCCGCACGCAGCATGGGTGTGGAAGTAGAGCTTTAA
- a CDS encoding ABC transporter ATP-binding protein — protein MIKIDSLVKRIKKKAAVDGISFEVKEGEIFALLGLNGAGKSTTIKTIMGFIRPTLGSVTVSSRNTGYLPENPYYYDYLTLKELLAFSLSSSDIKDNAKERISRMAEKVGMAESLDRQLRTFSKGMVQRSGIAAALIHEPELVILDEPMSGLDPLGRRMVFDLITELKGKGATVLFCSHILSDVERLCDTAAIMNKGKIVRMLTKEELLLASEQAEVVFEKSESLRASLSGMKTAEYDKTIGVFTDSHDIVSFIESMKNKGFGAVTVKSADNALERIFEEAVR, from the coding sequence ATGATTAAGATAGATTCCCTTGTAAAACGCATAAAGAAGAAAGCCGCTGTGGACGGCATCAGCTTTGAGGTGAAAGAGGGTGAGATTTTCGCTCTCCTCGGGCTCAACGGAGCGGGCAAGTCCACCACAATAAAAACCATTATGGGCTTCATCCGCCCCACATTGGGCAGTGTGACCGTGAGCAGCCGCAACACAGGTTATCTGCCGGAAAATCCGTATTATTATGATTATCTTACCCTTAAAGAGCTTCTCGCCTTCTCTCTTTCGTCCTCCGACATTAAAGACAATGCAAAAGAACGCATCAGCCGCATGGCGGAGAAAGTGGGGATGGCTGAAAGCCTCGACAGGCAGCTCCGCACTTTTTCCAAGGGCATGGTTCAGCGTTCGGGCATCGCCGCCGCCCTTATCCATGAGCCGGAGCTTGTTATTCTGGATGAACCCATGAGCGGACTTGATCCGCTGGGGCGCAGGATGGTGTTTGATCTCATTACCGAGCTGAAAGGAAAGGGCGCTACGGTGCTTTTCTGCTCCCATATATTAAGCGATGTCGAACGCCTTTGCGACACGGCGGCGATTATGAATAAAGGGAAAATCGTCCGAATGCTTACGAAGGAGGAGCTTCTTCTCGCTTCCGAGCAGGCTGAGGTGGTTTTTGAAAAGAGCGAATCCCTGAGAGCGTCTCTTTCCGGTATGAAAACCGCCGAATATGACAAAACCATAGGTGTTTTTACGGATTCCCATGATATTGTAAGCTTCATAGAATCCATGAAAAATAAGGGATTCGGAGCAGTTACGGTGAAATCCGCAGATAACGCCCTTGAGCGTATTTTTGAGGAGGCGGTAAGATGA
- a CDS encoding ABC transporter permease, translated as MTQVCFITFLEGVRNRVLYAIVIFSLIIMFLSAVFARFFMQDLSKVIADFNLGAMSLAGLLISFSVSVGLVAKDLDRRTIYFVLGRNISRRRYIFGKFAGLALLLISAYSIIFLLTHVPILLMKSAMPGYFKSFSWNAYALAAFADLVKCIFLNAVIIFFSSFVTTSFTVLIFSILIYIAGQSLAEVLMYVSASDAYAELAGFLNIVKYIVPDFSSLDYKTVAANGIMPPMEIYAGSILYALVYSAVLLVLAGIIFSRREFP; from the coding sequence ATGACGCAGGTATGCTTTATCACCTTCCTTGAGGGTGTGCGGAACAGAGTGCTGTACGCGATAGTTATTTTCTCGCTTATCATTATGTTTCTCAGCGCTGTATTCGCCCGCTTTTTCATGCAGGACTTGAGCAAGGTTATTGCGGATTTTAATCTGGGGGCAATGTCTCTCGCCGGGCTGCTCATCAGCTTTTCAGTATCTGTGGGCTTGGTGGCAAAGGATCTGGACAGGCGCACGATATATTTTGTTCTCGGAAGAAACATATCCCGCCGGAGATACATATTCGGCAAGTTCGCAGGTCTGGCTCTGCTGCTGATTTCCGCCTACAGTATAATTTTCCTCCTCACCCACGTTCCCATACTGCTTATGAAATCAGCTATGCCGGGATATTTCAAAAGCTTTTCGTGGAACGCGTACGCGCTTGCCGCATTCGCGGATCTCGTGAAGTGTATTTTTCTTAATGCCGTAATCATTTTTTTCAGCTCATTCGTCACGACATCGTTCACTGTTTTGATATTCTCCATCCTTATATATATAGCGGGTCAAAGTCTGGCTGAGGTACTGATGTATGTCTCCGCATCCGACGCTTACGCTGAGTTGGCTGGTTTTCTTAATATTGTGAAATATATAGTGCCTGATTTTTCGTCTCTGGATTATAAAACTGTTGCCGCCAACGGTATAATGCCGCCGATGGAGATATACGCTGGTTCGATTCTTTACGCACTGGTATATTCCGCCGTTCTCCTTGTTCTTGCAGGTATAATATTCAGCCGCAGGGAGTTTCCGTGA
- the tuf gene encoding elongation factor Tu, producing the protein MAKAKFARTKPHVNVGTIGHVDHGKTTLTAAITCVQAKKGLAEFVDYGNIDKAPEERERGITIATAHVEYESPARHYAHVDCPGHADYVKNMITGAAQMDGAILVVSAADGPMPQTREHILLARQVGVPYIIVFMNKCDMVDDEELLELVELEVRDLLSTYEFPGDDTPIIKGSALKALENPTDEKWAGAIAELVSAMDSYIPEPERAIDKEFIMPVEDVFSISGRGTVVTGRIEQGQVKVGEEVEIVGIRDTVKTIVTGVEMFRKILDSGVAGDNVGILLRGIKKDDVERGQVLCKPGSIKPHRRYKAEAYILTKEEGGRHTPFFSGYRPQFYFRTTDVTGIITLPEGTEMVMPGDNISCVVELITPIAMDAGLRFAIREGGRTVGAGVVTEIIE; encoded by the coding sequence ATGGCTAAAGCTAAGTTTGCTAGAACGAAGCCCCACGTCAACGTAGGAACAATCGGTCACGTAGACCACGGTAAAACTACCCTTACTGCAGCGATAACCTGCGTACAGGCAAAGAAAGGACTTGCAGAGTTCGTAGATTACGGCAACATCGACAAGGCTCCGGAAGAAAGGGAGCGCGGTATAACAATCGCGACAGCTCACGTTGAGTACGAGTCACCTGCCCGCCACTATGCTCACGTTGACTGCCCCGGTCACGCTGATTATGTAAAAAACATGATCACCGGCGCCGCGCAGATGGACGGAGCGATCCTTGTAGTAAGCGCGGCAGACGGTCCTATGCCCCAGACAAGAGAGCACATCCTTCTTGCACGTCAGGTAGGAGTTCCTTACATAATCGTTTTCATGAACAAATGTGACATGGTAGACGATGAGGAACTTCTTGAGCTTGTAGAGCTTGAAGTGAGAGACCTTCTTTCGACTTACGAATTTCCCGGCGACGACACACCTATCATCAAGGGTTCAGCGCTTAAAGCACTTGAGAACCCTACAGATGAGAAATGGGCAGGCGCGATAGCCGAGCTTGTGTCAGCGATGGACAGCTATATTCCCGAGCCTGAAAGAGCAATAGATAAAGAGTTCATAATGCCCGTAGAAGACGTGTTCAGCATCTCCGGCCGCGGAACGGTAGTAACCGGTCGTATAGAGCAGGGACAGGTCAAAGTGGGAGAAGAAGTAGAGATCGTGGGAATACGCGATACAGTAAAGACAATAGTAACAGGCGTAGAGATGTTCAGGAAGATTCTTGACTCAGGCGTAGCCGGCGATAACGTCGGTATTCTTCTGAGAGGAATCAAAAAGGACGACGTGGAACGCGGACAGGTACTTTGCAAACCGGGTTCAATCAAACCCCACCGCAGGTACAAAGCGGAAGCGTACATCCTGACCAAAGAGGAAGGCGGTCGCCACACTCCCTTCTTCAGCGGGTATCGTCCTCAGTTCTATTTCCGTACGACTGACGTTACGGGTATAATCACACTTCCCGAAGGGACAGAGATGGTAATGCCCGGAGATAACATCAGCTGCGTGGTAGAACTTATAACACCCATCGCAATGGACGCGGGACTTCGTTTCGCTATTCGTGAGGGTGGTAGAACAGTCGGTGCAGGTGTTGTTACCGAGATAATTGAGTAA
- the rplL gene encoding 50S ribosomal protein L7/L12 has product MSVTKEQVVEFISNMTVIELADFVKELEDKFGVSAAAPVAMMAGPAVAAEAAVVEEQTEFAVILKEGGEKKVQVIKVVRELTNLGLKEAKALVDGAPAAVKEGVSKEEAASIKAKLEEAGGTAEIK; this is encoded by the coding sequence ATGTCTGTAACTAAAGAACAAGTAGTAGAATTTATATCAAACATGACTGTAATCGAGCTCGCAGATTTCGTTAAAGAACTTGAAGACAAGTTCGGCGTTTCCGCTGCTGCTCCCGTTGCCATGATGGCAGGACCCGCTGTTGCTGCTGAAGCTGCTGTGGTTGAAGAACAGACAGAATTCGCCGTAATCCTTAAAGAAGGCGGCGAGAAAAAGGTTCAGGTTATTAAAGTTGTTCGTGAGCTTACTAACCTCGGACTTAAAGAAGCTAAAGCACTCGTTGACGGCGCTCCCGCTGCTGTTAAAGAGGGCGTTTCCAAAGAGGAAGCTGCTTCAATCAAAGCTAAACTTGAAGAAGCCGGCGGAACTGCTGAAATTAAGTAA
- a CDS encoding helix-turn-helix domain-containing protein: MLFLLIISDKDKKNKEKNMQKYLDIDETAEFLKIKKATIYQMTHMQQIPHIKLGGKLLFDPNDLEKWLEGKKVNVRRHQ, from the coding sequence ATGTTATTTTTATTAATTATTTCTGATAAAGACAAGAAAAATAAGGAGAAAAATATGCAAAAATATTTAGACATCGATGAAACGGCAGAATTCCTGAAAATCAAAAAGGCAACAATCTATCAGATGACGCACATGCAACAGATTCCGCATATCAAACTAGGCGGAAAGCTTCTGTTCGATCCTAATGATCTTGAGAAATGGTTAGAAGGAAAAAAAGTCAATGTGAGGAGACACCAATGA